Sequence from the Pedobacter sp. D749 genome:
CCTGGATTGGAATAGCCAATCCGGTTAACGATTCGCTTTCAATATCAACCGTTGCCGACATGCCCGGACGGAAAATAGATTGTTGTTTGCCCTCCATTTCTTCGGTAATCCTGATTTTTACAGAAAAATTGGTCACCTGATCTACTGAGGTAGATACTGCAGTACCCACTGCTGTTGATGAACTTGCAATTTCAGTAACCACACCTCTGAATTTTTTATCAGAAAATGCATCTACTTCGATAGAAGCTTTATCGCCAACCTTAACGCGGGTAATGTCGTTCTCGTTTACATCTACATTAACTTCCATAGATGAAAGATTAGAAATACGCATAATCTCGGTACCTGCCATTTGCGAAGTTCCTAAAATACGGTCGCCAAGCTCAATTGATAATTTAGAAACCACACCATCAACTGGTGCGTAAATAGTGGTTTTAGCTAAGTTAGCTCCCGCTTCTTTAACATTTGCACCAGTTTGCTCTAAAGTAAATTTGGCGCCGGTAACATTTTCTTTTGCACTGGCTAAATTTGCTTTAGCGGTTAAAAACGCCGCTTTAGCTGAATCGAACTCTGAAGCTGAAATTACTTTTTTATTAAAAAGCTCAACATTACGTTTGTAGGTAGCTTCAGCATTCACAAAATTAGCCTGGTTTTGCGCAAGCTGTTGTTGTGCTGCAGCTACACTGGCTTTTTGCGCATTAAAACTTGCCACGGTTCTTTCATAGCCCGATTGTAACACATCCGGACGTACTTTACAAAGCAACTGGCCTGCTTTAACAATATCTCCCTCTTTTACTTTTAACTCTACTACCTCTCCAGATACCTCAGAACTTAATTTAACCTCGGTTTCCGGCTGGATTTTTCCACTTGCCGTAACTGTTTCCACAACAGTTTTATCTGATGCTTTTTCTGTAGTTACTTTTTCGGTTTTATTTCCACCTATCACGCCGGCCAGTTTGAGCACAACCAGAAGGACTACGATAGCAACTACGGTAATAATAATATGCTTCAGTTTCATAATTTGTATTGTATTTCGTTTATTTAAAGTTGTAATATTTAAGCTTCAGCATTTTGTCTTAAAAAACAATCTGTTTGCCTAAATAATAATCAATTACCTTGGCACGGAACAGTAAGTCGTATTTTGCTAAGATAAAATCTATTTCGGCTTTATTTTTATTGGTTTGAGCTGTACTGTAATCTAAAGAGTTTACTAAACCAACAGCATAACGTTGCTCAATAACATAAAAGGCATCTTTTTGCGCCTGAAAAGCATTTTGGGTAGAAGAATACCTGCTTTGCGCGGCATTTAAATCGGCGACAGCCTGATTGATTACTTTAATCAGGTTGTTTTTAGAGATTTGCTCATCTGTTTTGCGCTGCTCGAATACTATTTTAGCCTTTCTTACGGTAGACCTGGTGGTAAAACCATTAAAAATAGGAATTGAAATACCCATATTAATTGATTTACCGAAGTTGTCAGACAGTTGACTAAAAAACGGACTGTTTCCTGGAAAAGCAAACTGGTACTGATAGAAAGATCCTAAACCTCCTCCAAAAGTAACTTTAGGGTAATAACTACCTTTGGCTACATCAATTGCTTTTTCTGCTGCTTTTGTATTTAAACTTGCCAATTTGATATCGGGAAATGTATTTAAGGCCTGACTGTAAATATCACTTGGCACATAATTATTCTGAATGTTATTCAATTCGTTAACCAATGGCGGCTGTACCTTAAATGTCATTGGTGGCTGAATTTCCATTAATTGTCCTAAAGTTAAATAGGATATTGTCAACTGATTCTGCGCATTGGTTAGATTAAGCTCAGCGGTTGCAGCCTGCGATTTGGCCTGCGAAATATCGGCTAAAGTTTTATTACCAACATCCAAAAGGGCCTGTTCTCTTTTTAAAGTAGAATTAGCTACGTCTAATTGTTGCTGCGTAGCTTTAACCTGATCCTGGTTATTTAAAACCTGCAAATAAGCGGTCACCACCTGCAGAATAAGATCATTTTTTACTTTGTCTACATTGGTTTGATCTACGGCCAGCAATAACTTATTCTGTCTGATCTGATTCAGTTGAGCGCCACCTCCAAATACCTGCACATTCGCAGATACATTAGGATTTAAGGTATAATTTTGTGTATTTAGAAACAACCCTGATGTTACCTGGCTCCTTCCCCATTGCATAGATTGGTTAACAGAACCGTTTACAGTGGGCAATAAAGCATTTTTAGATTGGCGTACATTTTCTTCGCTAAGCGCGGCATTAAATGCGGCTTGTTTGATGTTTAGATTGTTTTTTAATGTGTTTTCGACCGCTTGTTGAATGCTGATCACTTCTTGAGCCTTAATTTGCTGATTAAAACTTAATGCCACTAATAACGCAGATCCGGTAATTAACTTATTCTTGGTAAACATCTTCATAATTTGTTTCAAATCTATATAAACAACTTTAATAATTTCAATCTGTTCAGGCATTTACTAACTTTGAACTTAAATGTACCTGATCAAATCACCGCTTCTGCTAAAATGGTATTATCCATCATTGTTATGGAATAAATCCCGCACCGAAAAAGTTATTTATTTGACCTTTGACGATGGACCCATACCCAATGTTACAGATTTTGTATTAAAAACTTTAAAAGTATTCAATGCTAAAGCTACATTTTTTTGCATCGGTGATAATATTGTTAAACACCCCGAAGTTTTTGAACGCGTCAAAACCGACGGGCATGCCATTGGCAACCATACTTTCAATCATTTAAAAGGTTGGAAAACCGATGATGAAACCTACCTTCAAAACACAATAAAATGCCAAGAACTTACGAAAACTGAGCTTTTCCGTCCACCTTACGGGAGGATTAAGAAAAGTCAGATTCTGAGTCTGAAGTCCAAAGTCCGGAGTTCGGAGTCAATATCCCAAAATTCACAAACCGATTCAAATCCCAAATCTCAAATCTCAAATCTGAAAATCGTAATGTGGGATGTACTTAGCGGCGATTTCGACACTAAACTCTCACCCGAAAAATGTTATCAAAATGTGATTAAACATACCGAAAATGGTTCTATAATTGTATTTCACGATAGTTTAAAAGCATTCGACCGTTTATCTTACGCACTTCCCAAAGTATTGGCTTATTTTACTGAAAAAGGTTTTACATTTTCAACATTATAGTTCGAAGCCAATCTTATGCCAAGGCTTTACATACATTTCAACAAACTGAATATCAAAACATTAATATACTATTAAATAAATAACTGTTCAAAATCGCACAAACATGTCCGATAACGAACGGTTAACCAAGTTATTAAGATGCTATCGTTTATCACTAATTTACCTAACTACAGCAGAAATCTTTTTACATAGTTCAAAGATTTCTCCACTGCGGTCGAAATGACGATACTTCGAGACCATTCCCTTCTTTATCCATTTTGTCCATTCATATTGATTTTTATACAATAAATTATCCCTAAGGATGAAAATTCTATATTTATTGTATAGCCCGAGGATTATAATAAACTGGTAAGGATGAAATGATTTTAAGTTATAGCAGGCACTCAAAAAAACACTTCTTAATCACATAAACGTGGTCATAATTTATACGTTTTCATGACTTCTGATATACATCCGTTTTTCATTGTTTAGAATAATTCCAAATTACTGAATCACCTACCTAAATTACATTTAAGGGTTGTTTTTTGCTATTTTTGTTTTAACCAAAAAATTGTGCCCTATTGGCTCAATAAACGCAAATTAATATACAAAAGCAGTATTCTTTTTTTGTAAAAAGTGGGTGTACATTTTATTGCACAATCTTATCACAAAAAGAATAAACTATCCAAGATGAGTATTTATAACGATTATATCCAGGAGATTGAAGACAGAAAAGCTCAAGGTCTTCATCCCAAACCTATTGATGGCGCTGAATTATTAAGTGAAATCATCGATCAAATCAAAAATGTAAATAATTTTAACAGGGCAGATGCTGTTAATTTTTTCATATACAACACCTTGCCGGGCACTACCGGAGCAGCTGGTGTAAAAGCAGAGTTTTTAAAAGAAATTATTTTAGGCGGAGCTATCGTTGCAGAAATCACACCTGATTTTGCTTTCGAATTGTTATCGCACATGAAGGGTGGATCTTCTATCAAAGTGTTATTAGACATTGCCTTAGCCGATAATGGCGATAAAGCCCATAAAGCTGCAGATGTTCTTAAAACACAGGTTTACTTGTACGATGCCGATACCGATCGTTTAAAAGAAGCTTATAACAATGGCAATGCCATCGCTAAAGAAATATTAGAAAGTTATGCCAGGGCTGAATTTTTCACCAAACTCCCTGAAGTAGCAGAAGAAATTAAAGTGGTAACCTTTATTGCCGGGATAGGTGATATTTCTACAGATTTATTATCTCCAGGTAACCAGGCACACTCCCGTTCTGATCGTGAACTGCATGGTAAATGTATGATTACGCCAGAGGCTCAGGAAGAAATCAAAGCATTGCAGGCGCAACACCCAGATAAAAGTGTAATGCTGGTAGCTGAAAAAGGCACCATGGGTGTAGGTTCCTCGCGCATGTCAGGCGTAAATAATGTGGCACTTTGGACGGGCAAAAGATCTAGCCCTTTTATCCCATTTGTAAACATAGCGCCAATTGTAGGTGGTACCAATGGTATTTCTCCAATTTTTTTAACCACAGTTGATGTAACTGGTGGTATTGGTATCGACCTTAAAAACTGGGTAAAGAAAACCGATGAGAACGGAAATGTTATCCGTAACGAAAATGACGAGCCAATTTTAGAGCAGGTTTACTCCATAGAAACGGGCACGGTACTTACCATTAATACCAGAACTAAAAAATTATATAATGGAGATCAGGAGTTGATCGACATTTCAAAAGCGTTGACACCACAAAAAATGGAATTTATCAAAGCTGGCGGTTCTTACGCTATCGTTTTTGGTAAAAAAATCCAAACTTTTGCAGCTAAAACCTTAGGTATCGAAGCTTCTGCAGTATTTGCTCCGGCAAAAGAGGTATCTGTAGAAGGGCAAGGTTTAACCGCTGTAGAGAAAATATTTAACAGAAATGCAGTAGGTTTAACACAAGGCAAAGTTTTACATGCCGGCTCTGATGTTCGTGTTGAAGTAAATATTGTAGGTTCGCAAGATACTACCGGTTTAATGACGGCTCAGGAATTAGAGGCAATGGCTGCTACAGTGATTTCTCCTATTGTTGATGGCGCTTACCAGTCAGGTTGCCATACGGCATCTGTTTGGGATAAAAAAGCACAGGCAAACATCCCTAAACTGATGAAATTTATGAATGATTTCGGGGTAATTACTGCCCGCGACCCTAAGGGGGAATATCATTCGATGACCGATGTTATTCACAAAGTATTAAACGATATTACCATTGATGAGTGGGCAATTATCATTGGTGGCGACTCGCACACCCGTATGTCTAAAGGTGTGGCATTCGGCGCAGATTCTGGTACAGTAGCATTAGCATTGGCAACCGGTGAGGCTTCTATGCCAATTCCGGAGTCAGTAAAAGTAACCTTCAAAGGTGAAATGAAACAACACATGGATTTCCGTGATGTAGTACATGCGACGCAATTACAAATGTTGCAACAGTTTGATGGCGAAAACGTATTCCAGGGCCGCATCATCGAAGTACACATTGGTACTTTATTAGCTGATCAGGCCTTTACCTTTACCGATTGGACTGCTGAAATGAAAGCAAAAGCATCTATCTGTATTTCGCAGGACGATACTTTAATCCAATCGTTAGAAATTGCCAAAAACCGTATTCAAATCATGATCGACAAAGGTATGGATAACCATAACCAGGTTCTACAAGGTTTGATTAATAAAGCAAACAAACGTATTGAAGAAATTAAAACCGGTATCAAACCAGCTTTAATGCCCGATGATAATGCTAAATATTATGCTGAGGTTGTAATTGATCTGGATCTCATTGAAGAACCAATGATTGCCGATCCGGATGTGAATAACGCAGATGTTTCTAAACGTTATACACACGATACCATCAGAGATTTAACCTACTACGGTGGCGATAAAAAAGTAGACCTTGGTTTCGTTGGCTCATGCATGGTGCATAAAGATGACTTGAAAATCGTTTCTCAAATGTTAAAAAACATAGAGACGCAGACCGGTAAAGTAGAGTTCAAAGCGCCATTGGTAGTTGCAGCCCCTACCTACAACATCATAGATGAACTGAAAGCAGAAGGTGATTGGGAATACTTGCAAAGATATTCTGGATTTGAGTTCAGCGATGCGTTACCTAAAGCTGCAGCACGTACCGAATATGAGAACATCATGTATTTAGAGCGCCCGGGCTGTAACCTTTGCATGGGTAACCAGGAGAAAGCGGCTAAAGGTGATACGGTAATGGCTACGTCGACCCGTTTATTTCAGGGCCGTGTGGTAGAAGACAGAGATGGTAAAAAAGGAGAGTCTTTACTGGCTTCAACCCCTGTAGTCGTTCTTTCAGCAATCCTGGGCCGTATTCCGAGCATTGAAGAATATAAAATGGCAGTAGAAGGCATTAACTTAACCAAGTTTACCCCTATTTCTACAAAACAATAAGAAACAAAAAAGCATATTATTTGTTAATCTTTAAAAAAGGCTATCCGAGAGATCTGGTAGCCTTTTCTTTTGCATAATAGTTGCATAGAATGGTTTTAAATAAGATATTATGACAAATCTCAAAAATAAATCTGTTTAAAATTGTTTAATTTAGATAGTACCTTATTGACAATAATTATAAAAAATTAAAGTATGGCTTTTGATATAGACATGATTAAAAAGGTGTATGCAAACTTTGGTAGCCGCGTAGAGGCTGCGCGTAAAGTTGTTGGCAGACCTTTAACATTATCTGAAAAAATATTGTATGCACACCTTTGGGATGGAGATCCTAAAAAGGCGTTTAAGCGTGGTTCTGATTACGTAGACTTTGCACCAGACCGCGTAGCGATGCAGGATGCTACGGCGCAAATGGCCTTATTGCAGTTTATGCAGGCAGGCCGTCCACAGGTTGCCGTTCCTTCAACAGTTCACTGCGATCACCTGATTACGGCTAAAGAAGGCGCTGCCATAGATTTACCACATGCCAAAACCGAAAGTGCCGAAGTTTTTGATTTCTTATCTTCTGTATCCAATAAATACGGTATTGGCTTCTGGAAACCAGGGGCTGGTATTATCCACCAGGTAGTTTTAGAGAACTATGCTTTCCCGGGTGGAATGATGATTGGTACCGACTCGCACACCGTAAATGCTGGTGGTTTGGGTATGGTTGCGATTGGTGTTGGTGGTGCTGATGCCTGTGATGTAATGGCAGGTTTGCCCTGGGAGCTTAAATTCCCTAAGTTAATCGGTGTAAAACTAACCGGTAAATTAAATGGCTGGACCGCAGCCAAAGATGTAATCCTTAAAGTGGCTGGTATTCTGACTGTAAAAGGTGGTACTGGTGCTATTGTTGAATATTTTGGCGATGGTGCCACTTCAATGAGCTGTACCGGAAAAGGTACCATCTGTAACATGGGTGCCGAAATTGGGGCAACCACTTCTACTTTCGGTTACGATGAAAGCATGGAGCGTTACTTACGTGCTACCGGCAGAAATGAAGTTGCAGATGAAGCAAACAAAATTGCGGCTTACCTAACCGGTGATGCTGAAGTATATGCTGATCCTGAAAATTATTTCGATCAGGTTATTGAGATCGATTTAGATACTTTAGAACCTTACTTAAACGGTCCTTTTACACCAGATTTAGCTACTCCGGTTTCGCAGATGAAAGTTGAGGCAGAGAAAAATGGCTGGCCATTAAAAGTAGAATGGGGATTGATTGGTTCTTGTACCAACTCTTCATACGAAGATTTATCAAGGGCAGCGTCTATTGCCAACCAGGCTATTGAAAAAGGTTTGGTAACCAAATCGGCTTTCGGTATTAACCCGGGATCTGAACAGGTACGTTACACGGCAGATCGTGATGGTTTCTTAAAAACTTTCGAAGATTTAGATGCAACGATCTTTACCAACGCCTGCGGACCATGTATCGGTATGTGGGATCGTACAGGTGCAGAGAAAGCAGAAAAAAACACCATTGTACACTCGTTTAACAGAAACTTTGCTAAACGTGCTGATGGCAACCCTAATACTTTCGCTTTTGTGGCTTCACCAGAAATGGTTGCTGCAATTGCCATTTCGGGTAATTTAGGATTTAACCCATTAACGGATACTTTAACAAACGATAAAGGCGAACAGGTTAAATTAGACCCTCCTACCGGTTTTGAATTGCCAACAAAAGGTTTCGCTGTAGAAGATGCAGGTTACCAGGCACCAGCAGCTGATGGTTCATCAGTTCAGGTTTTGGTTTCTCCAACTTCACACCGTTTACAATTGTTAGATCCTTTTACCCCATGGGAAGGCACCGATTTAAAAGGTCTAAAACTTTTAATCAAAGCCAAAGGTAAATGTACAACCGACCACATTTCGATGGCTGGTCCGTGGTTAAAATTCCGTGGTCACCTGGATAACATCTCTAACAACATGTTAATTGGTGCAGTTAATTACTTCAATGATAAAACAGATAACGTTAAAAATGAATTAACTGGCGAATATGGTCCTGTTCCGGCTACCCAACGCGATTATAAAGCTGCTGGTTTAGGTTCAATTGTAGTAGGCGACGAAAACTACGGCGAAGGTTCATCTCGTGAACATGCAGCCATGGAACCACGCCACCTGGGCGTTCGCGCGGTATTGGTAAAATCTTTTGCCCGTATCCACGAAACCAACCTGAAGAAACAAGGTATGTTAGGTTTAACCTTTGCAGATAAAGATGATTACGACAAAATTTTAGAAGATGATACCATCGATATCGTAGGTTTAACAGAATTTGCTCCAGATAAACCATTAACATTAGTATTACATCATGCTGATGGCACTCAAGAGCAATTCCCTGTTAACCACAGTTATAACGATCAACAAATTGAATGGTTTAAAGCTGGTGGTGCATTAAATATCATCAGGGCTGAAGCAGCGGCTAAGGCAGCGCTTTAATAGTCCGAAGTCCAGAGTCGGAAGTCCGAGGTCTGGATGAAAACAATATCAATCCCGTTTTGTTAATTCAGAACGGGATTTTTTATAGCGAAAATGCATTTTCTAATAAAGAGTCGTCATCTCGACTGAAGTGCAACGAAACGGAGAGATCTATCAAGATAGATTTCATTCTAAATCCCATAAAATCGTTTTAAAAGTCTTTCCACTATGCTCAGGATGACAATTGTGAGGAGAATTTCACCTTACTTGCAGTAAAGAACCTTTTAGCCCCGAACGCAGCGGCATCCCTGAAGCGTAGCGCAAGAATACAGCGCAGCACGGGAACAAACTTTAATAGTGGTTCCTGCCTTTGCGCTTCAAAAAATAAAATAAATAGTTTCCTTATTTTTTTGGAAAGCAGTTAAAGTAGTTCTTAGGGTTGGGCTGGCCCCGCTAATGCTGCTGCTGGTTAGAAAAAAACCAGCATTCGCGTATATCGGGTTTAGATGGCAAAGACAGTGATAGTCTTGAGGCGGACGTCCGAAGCCTAGAGTCTACATATCGAAATTCCCATTTTGTTAATTCAGAACGGGATTTTTTATAGCGAAAATGCATTTCTAATAAAGAGTCGTCATCTCGACTGAAGTGCAACGAAACGGAGAGATCTATCAAGATAGATTTCATTCTAAATCCCATAAAATCGTTTTAAAAGTCTTTCCACTATGCTGAGGATAACAATTGTGAGGGGAATTTCACCTTAATGCAGTAAAAAACCTTTTAGCCCCGGGCGCAGCGGCATCCCTGAAGCGCAGCGTATGGATAGAGCTCAGCACGGGAACAAGCCTTAATAGTTGCCTCTGACCTTGCGCTTCAAAAAATATAAAATTTATCTACTTAAACTCATGACCACAATCGTAACAATGATGGCACTTATTGGCTTTAATTGGAGTGGTAAGTGTTAAAAAAGCAAGTATAGTTGCCCAAATACTATATTTTTTATTGGTAGCCATTCCATAGCCCACATTAGTAGATCCACATTTCTCACAAACTGTTTTACCTTCTTCTGATTCTTGTTCATTAGTAATTTCATCTGATGATTCAAAAGTCAAACTATTGTCTTCAGCCAGTAAAGCATTGATGGCCTCTATATCTCTTTCAAAAACAATAAGTTTAACACCGCCAATAGCTTGATTGTAAAGTGGATTTAATGTTGCAAAATTTTCATCCGCCAGGTAACAGGCAAACCCGCTATCTTCCAATTTAGCTTTAATAATATTGGCTTCCATTGGATTATAATAGGTGCTGTACACTACTGTTCTATCATTCATATCCAAACATAAGAATTTGTTTAATTATGAACGTGAAAACAGTAAACGATTAACTAACTTTTCAGAAATTCTTTCCACCAATAGCCCGAATCTTTAATTGTACGTTCCTGAGTTTTAAAATCGTTATAGACCAGTCCAAACCTTGCCGTAAAACCCTCGGCCCATTCAAAATTATCCATGAGTGTCCAGGCCATATAACCGGTAACATTTATCCCTTCATTTTTGAGTTTTAGTAAAGCACTGAGGTAAAGTTTAAAATATTCGATCCGTTCCGGATCTTCTACCCTTTTATCTGTCAATTTATCGTGATAGGCTGCACCGTTTTCAGTAATCATAATATTTTTGACATTGGGATAAGCTGCAAACTGTTTTACAATATTATAAAAGCTATCGGCATTAATCTCCCAGCCCATCGTAGTATGCGGCTTTTTCCGGCTTTTGGCCTTTACTTCCCAGGCCTGGATTACTGGAATAAAGGCGTTGTATTTTACAACCAAAGGAAAGTAATTCTGAAGACCGATAAAATCAAAATCAAATTTCATCCTTTCCTGCAGTCGCCAGGTACCATATTCGATCTGAAATTTCTCCAACACATCCCAATCTGCAGTCGGAAAGCCCATACCTAGTGTAGGTTCTACAAACAAACGGTTCATCAGGCAGTCTACGCGTTTAGCGGTGAGGATATCGCTATCACTTTGTGTATTAGGGATAATTTCCGAACAGGAAAAAGTAGTGCCAATATTGGCCCTGTTAATTTCTGCACGTAAAATTTTACCTCCTTCTGCCTGTGCCAAAGCCGTATGTAATACCGCAGGAAAAAAATTGCTCAAACCTGTTTTACCGGGAGCATGAATACCAAGCATATACCCTAATGATGTATAACCAAAAGGCTCGTTCAACACAATCCAGTTTTTTACTTTATCTCCGTATTCTAATGCACAGATGCTCACAAAGGCATTAAAGGCAGCATTGATGCTAAAGCTTGTCCAGCCGCCCTCATCTTCCAGTGCCTGCGGTAAATCCCAGTGATAAAGCGTAACGTATGGGGTAATTCCATGTGTTAAACATTCGTCAATAAGATTGTGGTAAAAACGGATACCTTCCTGATTTATTTCTCCCCTTCCGCCAGGCAAAATCCTGGACCAGGCAATAGAAAACCTAAAAACTTTAAAACCTAGTAATTTTACTAAAGCTACATCTTCGGTATATCGGTGATAAAAATCGCAGGCAGGATCTAATTTATGGCTCTTCTTTATTTTGCCGTTTTTCGCCGTAAAGGTATCCCAAATGGAAGGGCCTTTACCGTACTGGGTTGCTGTACCCTCTATCTGCGCTGCTGCAGTAGCTACCCCCCAAAAAAAATCCTGACCAAAATCGCTTGCCTTAACCATTGTTATCCATTATTTGCCATAAGTTGCGAGTTTAATATTAACAAATCATTAAGCGCTAAATTTTAATTTAAGATCCTGTCATTTTTAAAAGAAAACGAAACCTCTACTCTTAATAGTATTAAACAGCTTAAAAACAACCAAATATTAATTCACCAATTACGGATTAATGAAATTGAATGAAAAATCGACATTTCTTTATAGTGTCAGATGGTAACATCTAACACCACTTACATATCACTAACTATCAATCCAATGTCAAACCAATCTCTTTCAGCAAAATAGCTGCATTAAAAGTCTTGCACGGCCCGTATTTTAGCAAATAATCAAATCTCATTTCTCCCTCCGTAATCTGGATATCGAAATGAAAATTACGGACGGTGTCAGGGTAATCAACAATCAGATCTGCTAATTGTAAATCGTGAGTAGCAAAAAGTGCAGGAGTTTTTTCGGCAATCAGCTTTTGTATAAAAACTTTTGAACCTAAATATTTATCCCGGCTATTTGTACCCCGCAGCATTTCGTCAATTAATACAAAAGTATCTTTATCCTTTACAACATTGTCCAGAATCATCTTCAAACGGTTGAGCTCTGCCTTAAAGGTCGAGGTACTTTCGTTCAGCGAATCTTTAATCCGCATATACGTATTGATTGAAAAAACAGATAATTGCATCGTTTTGGCACATACCGGCGCACCAGCATAAGCCAATACCATATTGATACCCAAAGTACGTAAAAAAGTACTTTTGCCCGCCATGTTAGAGCCTGTTACAATATCAACTGTTGGTTTTGCCTCCAAATGAAAATCATTGTTTACCCTTACTTGGTCGTTAAT
This genomic interval carries:
- a CDS encoding GH1 family beta-glucosidase, whose product is MVKASDFGQDFFWGVATAAAQIEGTATQYGKGPSIWDTFTAKNGKIKKSHKLDPACDFYHRYTEDVALVKLLGFKVFRFSIAWSRILPGGRGEINQEGIRFYHNLIDECLTHGITPYVTLYHWDLPQALEDEGGWTSFSINAAFNAFVSICALEYGDKVKNWIVLNEPFGYTSLGYMLGIHAPGKTGLSNFFPAVLHTALAQAEGGKILRAEINRANIGTTFSCSEIIPNTQSDSDILTAKRVDCLMNRLFVEPTLGMGFPTADWDVLEKFQIEYGTWRLQERMKFDFDFIGLQNYFPLVVKYNAFIPVIQAWEVKAKSRKKPHTTMGWEINADSFYNIVKQFAAYPNVKNIMITENGAAYHDKLTDKRVEDPERIEYFKLYLSALLKLKNEGINVTGYMAWTLMDNFEWAEGFTARFGLVYNDFKTQERTIKDSGYWWKEFLKS